The stretch of DNA TTTGCTGGGACCGTGGAACTATGAGGCTGGCAATAAAGTAATTTAGAAGTTTAAACTTTCTCGCCGCCAATTGGATTCCTTAGTTCCGAGTTCCACTCACGCAACCGCGAATAAAGTGCAACCAATTGCAGTAAAGTGCAACTGCAACTCCATCACTCAGCTGCTcgattttccgcttttcccgcATTTCCCCGGCTAACTAAAAGCCAAATGGCGACAAATGCCGAGCAAATTAAGGAGATGGAGGGGAAAGGAGAATTTGAGAAAAATGCAGCAGCCGAAGGAAAATGGAAATCGAAGTGGAAAGTGGAGAGAATTTTCCGCTAATGGTCAGCGGAGGGTCGAGGAAAAGGCGAGTGCTTCAGCTGTCGCGCACTTTCGTCTTATTAAAGTTGCAAGTCGTTCAATTTTTCAGTTCCGAGTGCCTTGCAATGACACCTCCACACGCCCATCTATCATATAAGAGCGGGGCCAAAATCAATCTGCGATATACTGTATCAAATGTCAAATAGAAAACGCAATCGCAGCGAAAGTTTCGATTTTCAGTGATATATTTCGATGAAAAAGCTAGGATTCAAGATAAAAACAGACGTGCAGCTAATTTATGCAGTTTTCCCGGAGGCAAGTACACAGGTGAAGGTAGATAAACAGAAACCCAAAGACCCCCGAAAAAAGAAGACTACCAAAAACACCTTTAACGAAGCCGCCAAGTAAACAGAAAGGATTCGTATTCGGGTTCGGAAATAAACAAGCCAATTGGAACGAGACCAAATCAATgccgtacatacatatatcccaTACATATCCTTAAAGTTCCAAGTGCGAGGAGTGGAAGGACCTGTCGATTTCTCCCGCGTTTTATGGAGTTTCCTGGTGCAAATGCAATGGCAACTGCAACCACACGACACGCGACCCCATGCATATAAACATTTCACAGTCTGGCGACATATCTGCgatatttttatggccaacgTGTGCGGGCCAACCGCTTCCTTTTGGCCAGACTAAAAAATACACGGGAAATGCGAGAAAAATGTGTCTGTAGAGCGCTCTTATCTCTGTATAATCCACTTTATATGTTCACACCACCacacaaattgaaaataaacacaaattcGGGTTACGAGCGAAAATCCAGCTGGGGATTATCATTTATTGAGAATCAAAGCCGGCATTTATAAAAGACATAAACTCTTTCCAAACGacgagaattatttttttttcttttcgggTTATTCCTTCATACAACTAagaaaattctttttaataaaattaagcatCGACAGCATTAATCATTTAATGGTTTAATCGAAATGTATGAAGTTAATAACACAGGCagacagtgtttttgggtcagccctatgggcattaaattgtgttaatatagacgtatataagaaTATCTGCATGTGCAATTTGTGAAAAAAGTAGccacatttaatgttttgatttaagatatcttcgagggtctgtgcttaattataatatatatatcagTAGAATTTCACAACAGTTCTTCTCTTTTTCCTTCAGtgtcaataaaattattttgttatttctgTAGGTATCATAAGTTTATAGAAATGTTTAAGTCTCCCAATAAACAAgtaacaaaatttcaaagtgTGGTGGTGCAGCGTATAGTCTCGAGAAAATCAACTAGTATAGGGTCTTCCAATAAGCAGACGTCCTCGGATCCAGTGATTTCCGTATTTCACGCGAGTAAACACAAGAATGTGGCCAAGATTACTTCAGCTTCTTGTGATCTATCAGCTCGTAAAGTTTCCGAAAAGACTCCGGAAAAATCGCCATCGAAGCCAAAGTCCCTTTCGCAACGAAGTATAAGAATAGCAAGTGCTAGGCCTCAAGTCGTCGAGAATCCTAGCTCCAAGAACTCAAGACTAGGTTCCTCGCGAAGCACTGGAACCACTAGGATCACTGCCTCGACTAGAACCCAGCAGTTCTATATTCCGCTGAGGAGTTCGCATGGAGTAACTAGCCGGATGTACCGTCCCTCCCATCAGGGAGTCTTCCATTACGATTTATCCCCGTTGGAGAGGACGGGATTCAATGAAAGCCTGATTTATCCCATGAAATCCGTGCCAGCGGCGGAGCTTCAGCTGCTGCGGAATGGTCAGCGGTCCACCTACCTGGAAAGGCGTTATGAACGGAGTCCGGACGACAAGTACAACTATCCGGAGGCAACCAGCTGGCGATACGGATGGTTCCACAGGGAGTCCGATCCCTTTCAGAAGCGAATACCACGACGAGATTAGATTAACCTTTTGTACCTTTATTTGTGGAAGTT from Drosophila takahashii strain IR98-3 E-12201 chromosome 2R, DtakHiC1v2, whole genome shotgun sequence encodes:
- the LOC108059752 gene encoding uncharacterized protein gives rise to the protein MFKSPNKQVTKFQSVVVQRIVSRKSTSIGSSNKQTSSDPVISVFHASKHKNVAKITSASCDLSARKVSEKTPEKSPSKPKSLSQRSIRIASARPQVVENPSSKNSRLGSSRSTGTTRITASTRTQQFYIPLRSSHGVTSRMYRPSHQGVFHYDLSPLERTGFNESLIYPMKSVPAAELQLLRNGQRSTYLERRYERSPDDKYNYPEATSWRYGWFHRESDPFQKRIPRRD